A DNA window from Leptospira weilii contains the following coding sequences:
- a CDS encoding aminotransferase class V-fold PLP-dependent enzyme, producing the protein MQSTTIIDWKEIQDLYPVNQEMIWLNNCGTTPCNVHTIQAVGEYLEGYSRKGGLTEVRKYASVKQSIRKIVAGLINCDVEELCIIHNTNEGMNFLSLGFHLKNGDEILLLENEYPSNIYPWEHWKEKGIKIGFIPMAFTPDQFLENLKSSVSSKTRVVALSAVHWCTGMPLPLEEIGTFLDSRGIEFVLDGAQGIGLVPVDVRKMKLKYIAFPAWKWLLGPLGLGMLYIRQDKIDTLAFPFKGTGSVVNDEIYLPYRAELKSGADRYEISTGNFIDWVYFQSTLEMLQKIGFHSVMERIYELADYLSEGMKNIGFQIELDHFPDNRTGIVVGYKEGVPMEELVSYLKRNGVMCALRLGKVRFSPHIYNRKDQLDRVVELLGSFPR; encoded by the coding sequence ATGCAATCCACCACGATCATTGATTGGAAAGAAATTCAAGACCTCTATCCCGTAAATCAGGAGATGATCTGGTTGAACAATTGCGGGACAACTCCTTGCAATGTACATACAATCCAGGCGGTCGGGGAATACTTGGAAGGTTACTCTAGAAAAGGAGGCCTAACGGAAGTACGTAAATATGCTTCCGTAAAACAATCCATTCGAAAGATCGTAGCGGGACTCATCAATTGCGACGTGGAAGAACTTTGTATCATTCACAACACGAATGAAGGGATGAATTTTCTTTCTTTGGGTTTTCATTTGAAAAACGGAGATGAAATTCTGCTCTTAGAAAACGAATATCCGAGCAATATTTATCCCTGGGAGCACTGGAAAGAAAAAGGAATTAAGATCGGATTCATTCCGATGGCTTTTACTCCGGATCAGTTTTTAGAAAATCTGAAATCTTCCGTCAGCTCCAAAACCAGAGTTGTGGCTCTTTCTGCCGTTCATTGGTGCACAGGAATGCCTCTTCCCTTGGAAGAGATCGGAACCTTTTTAGATTCTAGAGGGATTGAGTTCGTTTTAGATGGCGCTCAAGGAATAGGTTTGGTTCCGGTCGATGTTAGAAAGATGAAATTAAAATACATCGCTTTCCCCGCTTGGAAATGGCTTTTAGGCCCTCTCGGTTTGGGAATGTTGTACATCCGACAGGATAAAATCGATACGCTCGCATTTCCGTTTAAAGGAACGGGCTCCGTGGTCAACGACGAGATTTACTTGCCTTATCGCGCCGAATTAAAATCCGGAGCGGATCGTTATGAAATTTCTACAGGAAATTTTATCGACTGGGTATATTTTCAATCCACGCTCGAAATGCTTCAGAAAATAGGATTTCATTCCGTCATGGAAAGAATTTATGAACTCGCGGATTATCTTTCCGAAGGAATGAAAAACATCGGGTTTCAAATAGAACTCGATCATTTCCCCGACAATCGAACCGGAATCGTGGTGGGATATAAGGAAGGAGTTCCTATGGAAGAACTTGTTTCTTATCTAAAGAGAAACGGAGTCATGTGTGCGCTGCGCCTCGGGAAAGTAAGATTTTCTCCGCATATCTATAATCGCAAAGATCAACTGGATCGAGTTGTGGAATTACTCGGTTCTTTTCCGCGTTAA
- a CDS encoding bile acid:sodium symporter family protein, with translation MRNKLQKIGEIGTLLFPIWVLTGSVLSFFFPEWFTWFAGIWITYGLGFTMLGMGITLLPQDFRNVFQTPIPVFLGVILQYTVMPLSGWGIGILFGLPTPFATGLIVVSCCPGGVASNVISYLAKGDLALSVSMTASSTILSVFMTPLLTLLLIGRGVEASVSGLFLDTFQVVILPTVLGILLNFYLPKISEKIQTVSPFAAVLLITMIVASILGAGRDKILRSAEILIAAVISLHVSGFLFGYFLSWLFIRKQKTSRTISIEVGMQNSGLGVVLSRNNFQDPLVAIPAAISSLVHSLIGSLLAAFWRKRTPEE, from the coding sequence ATGAGAAACAAACTACAAAAAATCGGAGAAATCGGCACATTGTTATTTCCGATTTGGGTTTTGACCGGATCGGTTCTTTCTTTTTTCTTTCCTGAATGGTTTACCTGGTTTGCCGGAATTTGGATTACTTACGGTCTCGGTTTTACGATGCTTGGTATGGGAATCACACTTTTACCCCAAGACTTTCGAAACGTCTTTCAGACACCGATTCCCGTTTTTTTGGGAGTAATCCTACAATACACTGTGATGCCGCTTTCAGGCTGGGGAATCGGAATCTTATTCGGTCTACCGACTCCTTTCGCGACAGGACTCATTGTCGTTTCTTGTTGTCCTGGCGGTGTTGCGTCTAACGTTATTTCCTATCTTGCAAAGGGAGATCTGGCCCTTTCCGTATCCATGACCGCATCTTCGACAATTCTTTCCGTTTTTATGACTCCGTTGCTTACTCTCCTTTTAATCGGTAGAGGCGTCGAAGCCTCCGTGAGCGGATTGTTCTTGGACACGTTTCAAGTCGTCATTTTACCGACAGTACTTGGAATTTTGCTCAATTTTTATCTTCCAAAAATTTCCGAAAAAATTCAGACCGTATCTCCTTTCGCCGCCGTTTTACTGATCACAATGATCGTCGCTTCGATCTTAGGAGCGGGTAGAGATAAAATTCTCCGATCTGCGGAAATCCTGATCGCCGCAGTAATCAGCCTGCACGTTTCAGGCTTTTTGTTCGGTTACTTTTTATCCTGGTTATTCATTCGAAAACAAAAAACATCCCGAACGATCTCAATCGAAGTAGGGATGCAGAACTCAGGCTTGGGAGTTGTTCTTTCCAGAAATAATTTTCAGGATCCGTTGGTTGCAATCCCAGCGGCGATTTCCAGTCTCGTGCATTCCCTGATCGGAAGTTTACTTGCGGCATTCTGGAGAAAACGGACGCCGGAAGAATAA
- a CDS encoding LIC_10705 family lipoprotein, translating into MIRALSKHILKDEYFRRGLMLKQILLLSAIAYLNCNDPQTRSTGDYRNEFIREYAFFFILPNLDLNQFCPPTDQIPILEPGTYTRFMEEGDTYLFDNRARFQQSAPAGEERLFTFVIQENPGQEVKLTTPKCGTSPIEFKADDDSGLPGQLENVFISLQTPPLPPQRSDFFIKLTTIFGKGTITFTTPTSPDPKNAH; encoded by the coding sequence ATGATCCGCGCGTTATCCAAACATATTTTAAAAGATGAATATTTCAGAAGAGGTCTCATGCTAAAACAAATATTACTTTTAAGCGCAATCGCTTATTTAAACTGCAACGACCCGCAAACAAGATCAACCGGTGACTATCGAAACGAGTTCATTCGAGAATATGCGTTTTTCTTTATTCTTCCCAATCTCGATCTCAATCAATTTTGTCCGCCAACGGATCAAATTCCCATCTTAGAACCCGGAACGTATACGAGATTTATGGAAGAAGGGGACACGTATCTTTTTGATAATAGGGCAAGGTTTCAACAATCGGCTCCGGCGGGAGAAGAAAGATTATTCACCTTTGTAATTCAAGAAAATCCAGGACAAGAAGTTAAACTTACGACTCCTAAGTGTGGAACGAGTCCAATAGAATTTAAAGCTGATGATGATTCTGGATTGCCAGGACAACTTGAAAATGTATTTATAAGTTTGCAAACTCCTCCACTCCCGCCGCAAAGATCAGACTTTTTTATAAAACTGACTACAATTTTTGGAAAAGGAACAATAACTTTTACAACGCCAACATCGCCAGATCCAAAGAATGCTCATTGA
- a CDS encoding LIC10707 family hydrolase, whose translation MLRINYARKYFSIIILLLWSFPIFADKNAFKFWFPDTNHTYDHLVKDNNCNTQFDDNHSESFEPNKTFLTLYGDSLGDFVDEPAYGHFGWDKYLTLMNFGVEWNVQNLAIGGYTTKSVYDLIAACADRYERRINFKTAPNVAFEIGGNDFWHNALLLTVMPWKFGSVVERVAHNTKSILYQLRNPRRNKDVLVMGNFPNLSYSPTLGNTNQYFAPMTTQPDGGFSYNMSQLQTEQKKAMREEEEAAVLALLPPAGWLALLYMPIDLDQLHTEFVDAILYIKEAYNGVIANLEIQTGVEELEALCIQIKNAGTSPTMQDDWYWLWLHTIKNNVSMVTSLGMYFSQGAIEQAAAEVNGKYGKVRFLPMYHLFIRQRDCFEFGHCWVANPWLYQDQIGHLNYIGYTVWARAMSAKVMELDWHNSLKNGPPHYNGAVSIPGDDTVVIPLPEEEPPQPVEVQPTPIDILILICIFTGKCW comes from the coding sequence ATGTTAAGAATAAACTACGCTAGAAAATATTTTTCGATCATTATACTTTTATTATGGAGTTTTCCTATTTTTGCAGACAAAAACGCCTTCAAGTTTTGGTTTCCGGATACAAATCATACATACGATCATCTAGTCAAAGATAACAATTGCAACACACAATTCGATGATAACCATTCGGAATCCTTTGAACCCAATAAGACCTTTCTTACCTTGTATGGGGATAGCTTAGGAGACTTTGTGGACGAACCGGCTTATGGACATTTCGGTTGGGACAAATATCTGACCCTCATGAACTTTGGGGTAGAATGGAACGTGCAAAATCTGGCCATCGGAGGATATACAACAAAAAGCGTATATGACTTGATTGCGGCATGCGCAGATCGATATGAACGACGTATCAATTTCAAAACGGCGCCTAACGTAGCATTTGAAATCGGAGGAAACGATTTCTGGCACAACGCGCTCCTTTTGACCGTTATGCCTTGGAAGTTCGGCTCCGTGGTAGAACGAGTCGCTCACAATACCAAATCCATTCTGTATCAATTGAGAAATCCGAGGCGCAACAAAGATGTTCTCGTCATGGGAAACTTTCCCAATCTCTCCTACAGTCCAACATTAGGAAATACGAATCAATATTTCGCGCCGATGACAACCCAACCGGACGGAGGTTTCAGTTATAACATGAGTCAACTCCAAACGGAACAAAAGAAAGCGATGCGTGAAGAAGAAGAGGCCGCCGTATTGGCGCTTTTGCCTCCCGCCGGATGGCTCGCTTTGCTTTATATGCCGATCGATTTGGATCAGCTGCATACCGAATTTGTAGATGCGATCCTTTATATCAAAGAAGCGTACAACGGCGTGATCGCCAATCTCGAAATTCAAACCGGCGTGGAAGAGTTGGAAGCTCTTTGTATACAAATCAAAAATGCGGGAACCTCGCCCACCATGCAGGACGATTGGTATTGGCTTTGGTTGCACACGATCAAAAATAATGTCAGTATGGTGACTAGTTTAGGAATGTATTTTTCCCAAGGCGCCATTGAACAAGCGGCGGCGGAAGTAAACGGCAAATACGGAAAAGTTCGCTTTCTTCCTATGTATCATCTTTTTATACGTCAGAGGGATTGTTTTGAGTTCGGTCATTGTTGGGTGGCCAATCCTTGGTTATACCAGGATCAGATTGGGCATTTGAACTACATTGGCTACACGGTTTGGGCGAGAGCGATGTCGGCAAAAGTAATGGAACTCGATTGGCATAACTCTCTTAAAAACGGACCGCCGCATTATAACGGAGCGGTCTCGATTCCCGGAGACGATACCGTGGTCATTCCTTTGCCCGAGGAAGAACCACCTCAACCGGTAGAAGTTCAACCTACGCCGATCGACATTCTAATTTTGATCTGCATATTTACCGGAAAATGCTGGTGA
- a CDS encoding LA_1694 family PerA/PerB upregulated protein, whose amino-acid sequence MLVNLRKRILSSGFWIFIFLFYCIQENESNPSLQLALVQSQLQTIPRREMPQLKACLVNTRIASGTITTCYEVEKESCNLDFFNNIKTSTILQNRRDDLTFISINFPNCAAGTAPLFVKYSNLQTPASMLWKDSFGFDGANVESQFQFTNQKTCKDLGLETNPFIAGEFSRLLNSQELSRLNSIEAELALIPTTDAACKNDLNFSVSLIDLTQNIKNGTFLRGITCAYQIGSAYPICPWSR is encoded by the coding sequence ATGCTGGTGAATCTCCGAAAACGAATTTTATCGAGCGGGTTCTGGATTTTTATATTCCTATTTTATTGTATTCAAGAAAATGAATCCAATCCGAGTTTGCAACTGGCGTTAGTTCAAAGTCAATTGCAGACGATTCCGAGACGGGAAATGCCCCAACTCAAGGCCTGTCTCGTCAATACTCGGATCGCAAGCGGAACAATCACAACTTGTTACGAAGTCGAAAAGGAATCGTGCAATCTCGATTTCTTCAATAATATCAAAACGTCTACGATTCTGCAAAACAGAAGGGACGATCTCACGTTTATCAGCATCAACTTTCCGAATTGCGCGGCCGGGACCGCGCCCTTATTCGTAAAATATTCCAACTTGCAAACACCCGCGTCCATGTTATGGAAGGACTCTTTCGGATTCGACGGGGCTAATGTAGAATCGCAATTTCAATTTACCAATCAAAAGACTTGTAAGGATCTCGGGTTGGAAACAAACCCTTTTATCGCGGGAGAATTTTCCCGATTGCTCAACTCTCAGGAATTGTCCCGATTGAACAGTATAGAAGCGGAACTTGCATTGATCCCGACAACCGACGCGGCTTGCAAGAACGATTTGAACTTCAGCGTCAGCTTGATCGACCTCACACAAAATATCAAAAACGGAACGTTTTTAAGAGGAATCACTTGTGCGTACCAAATTGGCTCCGCATATCCGATCTGTCCTTGGAGTCGTTAG
- the rpmG gene encoding 50S ribosomal protein L33 yields MREIIKLVCQEPGCSKGKSTYFLTKNKKAKTEKLVTKKFCKFCRKHTEYKETKV; encoded by the coding sequence ATGAGAGAAATTATCAAGCTCGTTTGTCAGGAACCAGGCTGTTCCAAGGGAAAAAGCACCTATTTCCTCACCAAGAACAAAAAGGCTAAAACGGAAAAATTGGTCACTAAAAAGTTCTGCAAATTTTGTAGAAAACACACCGAATACAAGGAAACCAAGGTCTAA
- a CDS encoding TraR/DksA family transcriptional regulator: MTAKKTAPAYDKKALQEIAELLHEKKNALLEKYAHWEDNSRPSGLKEMGDIADIASEINEETLSSVLSEAEIETIREIDAALEKIEDGTYGVCEGTGKKIPIARLKAIPWTRYTVEYAETLSKSKGFSRKSNNAGNLTGTYKIPSDMDSMDD; this comes from the coding sequence ATGACTGCAAAAAAAACAGCTCCGGCATACGATAAAAAAGCTCTCCAAGAAATCGCCGAGCTCCTTCACGAGAAAAAAAACGCCCTCCTGGAAAAATACGCCCATTGGGAAGATAACAGTAGGCCTTCCGGTCTCAAAGAAATGGGAGATATTGCGGACATCGCGTCCGAAATCAACGAAGAAACTTTGAGTTCCGTTCTTTCCGAAGCGGAGATAGAAACGATCCGCGAAATCGATGCCGCATTAGAAAAAATCGAGGATGGTACTTACGGAGTTTGCGAAGGAACAGGCAAAAAAATCCCGATCGCACGTCTCAAAGCGATTCCCTGGACCCGTTATACCGTAGAATACGCGGAAACTCTTTCGAAAAGTAAGGGTTTTTCCCGAAAGAGCAATAACGCGGGAAACCTTACGGGTACATATAAAATTCCATCCGATATGGATTCGATGGACGACTGA